The following nucleotide sequence is from Mangifera indica cultivar Alphonso chromosome 1, CATAS_Mindica_2.1, whole genome shotgun sequence.
CACCAAATTCTGTGACCTTTCTTGTTGTTTTATCAGCTTGTGCACATTCTGGATTGGTGGAGCAGGGCCGAAAATGCTTTAATTTGATGAGGCAGAAGTATGGTTTGGATCCGGGTCCAGAACATTATGTCTGCCTCATAGATACTCTTGGCCGGGCTGGTCAAATAGAAGAAGTATGGTGTTTGTTCAATGATATGCTTAAGAATGGTACTAAGATCACTCCTGCTGTATGGGCAGCCCTAGTAAATGCATGCAGTCATTGTGTGGATGTCACAAGGGGGGAGTTTGCAGCAAAGCATCTCCTAGAATTAGAGCCAGATAACCCTGCAAATTACGTGCtgctttcaaatttttatgcAACCATTGGAAATTGGGATGCCTCAGAACACTTGAGAAGCATTATGAGGAAGAAAGGGTTGCCAAAGGAAGTAGGGAGTAGCTGGGTCAGTTGAAAACTGTCATGAAATGCCAGtaaattaagtttgagaaaATTCAATCACTAGGTACAAAAGTTCCTCAAAGGTTAATTCATTCAGTATCATCAGAACATTAAAATGGGTGTTTAAAATAGTGCTAGGCATTTCTTTTGAGGAAGATGACTTATgcagaatttttctttttttaaattttccagTCAATAAGAAGACCAGTAAACTGCATTTTTATTGCGTTCGACTTGGTCATCAAGTGAATTAGCTCTTTTTCATCTGGGTTTTCTTGTTTACAACCAAATTCCAGGTACTCCATGTTTCTCCTTTTGTTACTGTTTATTGTTTACACTCTGAAATTCCTACGAGGTCAAGTTAAGAAGAGTTTGTTCATTCTTCATGATAGTAAATTAATAGTAATGGATTAAGTCAGCTAGTATGTTGAAGGACATATTCTAAGGCATTACTCATTAGTATTATAACCTTGATGATCCAACTATTTCGTAGGGAATATCATATAATCAGTTATCAATGCACTTCATAGGAAGAACAGTAAAATTTTCACCCACCAGAATGTGATGAAATCATTAAATGAAAGAATTGAGTGAGCAGGTAAAGAAATGTTACTGAATTTCTTGATTTGTGAACTTTTGATGTGGGtttaataatctattatataatGGTTAAATCCCCTCTTCGAAACCATAATATAACTGTTTTTTCTATGAGAAGTTGTCATTTAGGAAGGTTTCAAAAAAGAAAGACCAATTACAATAACATAGGTAAGTTCAAGAGCTTTATGGATTCAGAATGCATGGTGATTCAGGTATTCCTATAATcctataagtttttaatttagtattttataatcttgCACTGATTctataattttgattgaaattatttgtttatgtaaaTTGAATTCTTACATGTAATTTCAAAGCTAGATGCATTCGATTATGAATATGAAAGATTTATTGATTCTAAAATTAGAGATTAAATCCACATTAGGGTTCTTTTGAAATTGACAATTTGTCCAATTAATTTAGGATTCTTAATTGAtccaataaattttgaaataaatttaaaaatctctaATATTGTCTTTCAAAAGTCGAATTTAAGTTTGGTGAACTTTCGACCTTCAACATCATTTTGAGGTcgaaatttaaattgaatcgcTGTAGTATGCAGTCATCTTTGTGTCACAACTGCGTCAAAATTGAAAGAGGTTGACATTGGGAAATTTGTAAATCTTGAATGTCGGCATTGGGAAATTGAAGTTGGAGTCTATATATAACCGTGGGTTAAAATCGCATTGAATTAAAACTAATGGACTGGTGGGGAAAGGAAGATCCATCCCAATCTTTCTGCTAACAACCCAAATTTTcctgaaaatttagatttcaaatcATACCATTTACTACAATCACAAATCAGAATTGTCAATTTTGTGCATTGAGTGAGATGAGAGCTAACGCATCTCTGTATTAACATAGATTCTACCACTATTTATAAACGTGAAACTTTGTTGTGTCATCTGTTTCATAGattcttatatttgttattatataattgaatactattttattattaatttaaaattattaaataatatgataacatatataaatgtgttcatatttatgtactcaaaataggtacatatagttttattgataataataatattatatgaagaaGATGAATGTTTTCATAAATAGTAATATTGTATGTCTCATGCTTTGTAGGTATTGaattagatacacaaatatgttattttattttttattcaaaataatcaatcgtttgatgacatatcatcttaatactcaattaaatattagaaataacgtacacatagttttatggccaaaggacttgttcccacccaagattaggtgtaaactcaaattcatacattccaacttttaaaatctcaaagttttatctatgaacaaaattctgttaaaattttcagttaaagttagaggtaaaatcgtcgtttaataaaaaaattttaaaacctaaagttttatcatattatctCCCCTCCAGTttgaaaacaaacaattttctttcatccaaagtttaaaaagtggtCATTTCACCTTTAAGCTTTCTATTTTTTCCAGTATATTCTCCAACGATAAGAGTCGACCTTCCCACTCATCTTCCATTAATGGTCGAAGAAGAAGGAAAGCTAATAGATCCGCAGATCTTGTCAGCAACCCTTCATCATCCACATATCTCAATGGTCGAATTGAAGAAGGAAGATCGTGCAATGCTTTTCCACCCATCTTGTCATCCTGTCGCACGATGAAGTGTCTCCCTAAAGTTATTTGAGGCTTAAGCTCAATGAAGTAAGACGTCGATGGAACTGAGCATGataaaacttcatcattttcgtCGATGCTTCGTCACTTTCCAACGAAAACCCAAGGAATAGACTAAACAGTGGTCGTTCTTCCCAACCAAGGGAACACTTCGTCATTTTCTAATCTTTGAAGGTGAGAGCGGTGGTTGTCAGGGAGAAGGATAAAAAACCTAGAGGGaagaatgttacttttcaaactttagaaacTTCAGGTGGGAGTACATTTTAGGTTTGTAAACCTTGaaagaaatgtgataaatttttaatttttttaatattttaaattaaataacatttttaccttgaattgtaatagtaaattttaactaaaaggtgggtttttgaatttttgaaagttaatattATAAGTTTGGAATTTCACCAAACGTTCAGTGGGAATAAGTATTTTAGCTTAGTTTTATTCACTGATGAATCATACTTATAGATCCTaatgtttgatgaaaatttGTATGATGGAATTGGAAACATAAAAGTACAGTAGCAATCAATGAAGGGATCAAAGAAGACGAGTGGTTGTTACAGGATCTTCAATTATGAGATTTAATGAAAAATGTCTTATCTTTTGGACCACTGCAAAGTTTGTTTGTCGCTGCTCTGTTCTTGTCTCATACCAAAACTTTTCCAATCCCCAGTCTTTGGAGATGGTGACAACCCACACCGCTGTGTCTTTGAGAGCTTACCAAATACGCGCATCCGTAACCACAACCGCACAATGCAAGCTTGCAAACTTTTCACTTAATTTACCTCACTTTTCTATTATTCAAGAACAATAAACTCGAAAGAGAATGCAAACTAAATGGATCCATAGATTACTACGTAATTGCATCATCTCATTACAAATACTtactgaaaatgaaaagaaaaaaaaaaaagagccgCCTGCCTCCATCTCCGATTCAGCACCCAATCCCAATACACAAGAAGGAAATAAAGATTAAAGAGTTGAGCAACGCCTAGAAAACGGAATCTTTACCACCTTAGCTTTTCTGGAAAATACTGCAACAGAGTAATTTAATTTGTCTTAGaatagttaaattattataattgaattacatTTCGGTTGCAAAAATAACACAGTTcactttctttttccaattctTGTTGAAAGCATGGGCATATAAACTGGTGTTTACCTTTTCAATGAGGGAAAGATAGTATGGCTTGACCTTCTCTACGTCAATCCGAACTTTGCTCTTGCTGTACAAATCATACTTGCTGCATATTTAACgcaaaattaattagaaatttcATACATAACAGTGATCTTTCTATGCCTAAACATTGTAAAACATGCATACTTGAATATTTTCAGCCACTTGAGATTCTCAACGTCTTCTTCACTCATTAAGTGCTTATATGCATCTGCCCTGTGTAAAGCTGCAAGATAAATTAGTTCAATTAACATAAGCTAGTCAGAAGAATGGCTTTTGACGTGGCTTGCTAATAAATGGAAATTCCTCAATTTCTCTAGTTTCTCACCATAGAAAGAATGGTATCTGATTATGAAAAGACCAGCTGATGGTAGAGTAGTCTTATTCTCCTTAGCTACCTATAAAATGGGAACCAATAACTATGTCATTTGTAGTTGTATTAATAGAAAGTATACATATCTAATTGGCATTGCAGAGCTACAATCTTTTACAATAGAAAGAACAGAAATAATACCAAGTACATGTAGTCATCGTGCCCGAATGACATCATCACATTGTTTAGTCCACAGCCTTCTGAATAAACTCCAAATTTAGAGTTGTAAGTAGGATTGCTATTGTCTGGATTCTCTTTGAAATACTGCAGGACCATGCCACAGTGATATAAGAactattgaaaaagaaattaaataagtaaaatttcaaGTATTACAGTGATTCATGTGTACAAAATAAGACCTTGTGGTGAACAATTGATTCATCAAACGCACATCCAACTGGGAATGTATCACCTGTAATTATAATCTTGGTTAGTAAATTAAGCAATAAGCCATGAGCTTTCTAATGACTTAAGTCTGTTTTATTCGATAATGTAATCAGGTAACTCACCCACGACTGCCCATTGAGGCAGCTCTCCAAAATCTGGATGTAAAAGGACCTTTCCAAGATCTAAGATACATTAACAATAAAAGTTAGCCAACTGCTTCTCCAGCCACATGGCTAATTTTAGTAAATATTTGTCTCcctaattaaaatatcaagaGAAGTTACACCATGTATGAGGCCAGTTAAGTGCAGCCAATCCTCATTAGGATAATCTTTTCGGATGGCCTCCGCAGTCTGAAGTAGATGTTCTATTTGAGGCTCGTCCAGGTCAGGATCACTGTCATCAACGAATTCATTAAGAAGTTCACAGCAGTCCCATATACTCATCTCTACACGATTTAGTTTGCCATACTCTTCCCTCATCCTTTTCACCTGCCAAAGGTTGTTCatgaattacaaaaataaaaataaatgacagTTCTTGGAATATAATAACATCCAAAGTAAACTTGCTTACAAAGTCGTATGTCTGGTTGATATGTTGAGTTCTGTAAAACTCCTCGACATCTCTTTGCCTTTCACTTTCCACACTATAATCCCTGCTTGACATTGCAAGTTAAAGAGGTTACAACTACAATATAGATCTAGGGCGAAAAATTGTATATACGTATAAATCCCAAGGATTTGGTAATTGAGTTACACTAAATCCCTGCATAAAAAACTCGGAAATATCTTTTCATAAATGCTTTAAAAACCAAGCAAGTATTATTATTcatgatatttaataaaaatttattatccatTGTTTATAATCTTTAGACTTTTCAGTACCatgaaaaaactaaatatatatcatgCGCATAAATTCTCCAATAACAAGCAAAAGGTGTATATCCCATGAAATTTAACAGATTCATCTAGTCTGGAACGATTTCAATAAACAGAGAAATTGATGATctgaaaatttcaataattttaaaagacaTAGATCTGTCTATAATACAAAAGAATGCACATCGATGATATCAGGAATTAAAAGAGGAGAACCTGAAAGTGTGGCCGAAGGAATTTGTGTTGGGGACCAAGAATCTTTCCTCCAAAATCAATTCTTGTTCTTCTGCAGAAACATTCTGCTCCTCATCGCTCGCAACTACTCCTGtattgaagaaataaaataaacaattgaaaaaaacaaaaaactacaaatacataaaagaaaagaaaatttagaataCCTGATTCAGAGTGCAGAACAAGAATCGCCATTCTGAATTAGACGGCTAAACAAGAGGAAGGATGAGTGTTTGTGATGCATTTTGGTGGTGAAAACTGGGCAGTATTTATAGCAGCCGGGAAGTCCTTCCCTGAGAATTACGATTATGTGTGTCCTTGCCATATTTTGTCGACAAGGACTCCGATTAAGTCCTTGTATGAAATTCTGTAAAACCGCTAAACCGAGAGAGCTTAGGCCGATGCCAAGTAGTGCGAGCGCATGCAAACTTCTTGCTGGCactctttgatatttttatacttaacgGGTCCACTTGACGTATGGCTGACTCAGCTATCAAGTTTTTCTACGGTTTAGAACTGTCGGATGGGACCCATCTGATGTGGCATCTACTCACTATTTTTGTCTTTGTCCAATCTCTTGGCTTTTTCATGGAAATGTACGGTGGGTTGTTCTTTCTCCTACAGTACTTATTGAAATGTCACATTCGTCCCTAAGGTTTCGATTTGTAACATTTTGATCCTTTACGTTTTTCAAATAGAAATACCCAACCTTTTGCTCTATTGACTTAAAAAATGGATATCAAATCTCTAATGCAAATGttttgaaagttaatttttgaatttaagtttagaatTGTAATTGAGAacattataacatttttctgAATCCTAGAGATATTAAGGGTCatcaagaaaaaagagagatacAAAACATGTATGAAATCAAATATCTTAAGATTAGATCCGTTTTTTCCTTAAATTGGACAACAAggctcttaaatttaataattcccTTAAAGACTTCTATCCATTGTAAAGTCATTCTCAAGCCACCTCTTATAATCTTTATACTCACTCGATCACAACATTTCCTTAagttaataatatcataatcatgAATATAAACTCTTAAACAGTGGGTCGAATCACATTAAATAATCACATTTTGTCTAACTTTCTATTCACATTTATTTCATACTATTGTCGTTGATATTAgagttcatttttttattcttaatgtCACTATAGTAGTGTATTTTACACAAATTTTGACTTGTATACTTCAACTGATAATGATAAATCTTATCTGTGGGTTGATGAATATTAGTTGAATTCGTCCTAGTGATTCTTTACACAAGCAATGTTGACGTGTTTGAAAATCTTCCACTCAAATTTCACACAAAAAATATGAAGCATAGTATGTAGTACTACAATGAGTCTATTTGTTTACAATAATCGAGTTGAGTCAATCCAAGTAGTGCTTGTTTCATGTCTCTATTTTCACATTAAATACTTTGTGTGTCAATATTGCATTTATTTTACTAGTGACTTTGACATCAATTGTACTCTATTTCAGTTTCAAATCTAGAGGAGAATTTATTCTTTGTTTGTTAAGAAAAACATACAAGTACTTTTTAGTATCATTTATGTAAATCATGAAACTTGAGCCATCGCTTTGATGATCTTGTCATTTTTAACGATGATGGTGACCCAATCAAGTTGCTTTTTGGGCAATTTAGAACAACTAAATTGTTTTTTAGATATCCAAACAAAATACGTTTTTCCAATAATCCTTGGAGTTCACGGACATCTAACGATAAAGATAACAACAACCCTTCCTTGATAAACAAATTCATCATTGGCAGTTGTATCTCCTAATCATGATAATCATTATCCAATAAAAGTTCTTAATTGAACActaaaaaaccaaataaatatgaCCGTGGAAGAACAATTCACAAGcatcatgataattttttattcaaacaaacttgaaatCCTCTTTGTTGTCGTTTTGTTGGTTGTGGTGTCTACATAAAACCATTCTAAATATGCCATCCTCTTCCACGCACAAACTAAAACTATTCAACCACCATAATCTAGGCATCTTTAGAACTCAAAAACTCAATTCCACAACCCCAATTCTCAAAAGATCCCAACTCATCCGCATTCCACAACACCCAAACCCTTATCATTCCAAATTTAACCCAATTGAAAGGTTTTTCATTGTGATCTAATGAAACCCTTGAACATCCAACAACCATcatctcttctcttttcttctcttcactttctttctttttggtaaTTAACATTTGTGTTAGTACAGTAAGAAAATTCAGtgttaaccaaattatatatacagaGACTGAAATGCCCTCCAATAGATcaaccttttttttcctttttcacatttcttttaccttttttccTAATCAAGTTTGAACCAAAATTAGTGGAAGATTATCCTCCCATAAAATTGGAGGAAATCTCGTCTTgtgtgaaatttttaattaacccCCTgtaattatatcttatatttgaAGCAATTAAAATATGCCGTGTAATACACGTTTGATACTGAAGATGGTTGCCAGATTTAGAAGCAAATAGgattattgttttgtaatttaataggggctactttattttttttagatttcctcgaagattttttttattttttttgagtataagagatttttctcatttgcTGATAATTTCATGGAATTGGTTAAGCAATTAAATCTTAGATTATTCTTATTATAACCAATCATAATTTACCACATTCTTCATTGATATCAAAtcttaatctaatttaaaatttaggttttgaACTTAAATAAAGATGTATAGTTTGTGTTCAAGTAGAAAATAGATGAAGCCAATATACATGAGTATATATCTCAAAGGATAGTTTAAGTGTCAAAAGAGGAGATTTCATGTATAAGAGCGTATAAGTTCATATTTCATCTGATAATATGTTaagatcaaacttttgacttatCTGATTCAGTAGTTGTAAGATCGGTCACTGAATCCAGAGTTTATTTTATCCGATGCAGTTGATTCAACTCTTGAAagtggcaaaaaaaaaaatatataagatcaaacttttgactttCTTGATTTAATGGTTATGAGATTGATTATTATATCCGATATTTCTCCTATTTAGTATAGTTAGTTCAATTTTGAAGAAACGATCTCATTCGAATGACcttttttattaccaaattatttatatagggGTAGAATAGTCATTATCAAAATGCATGATTAAGATGGAGAGGAGTTTCAAGTTTAGTCATTTTGCATCAAGACTTGAGTCGTCTTAGATTTTAGAGATTAAGAcctttaattttctaattatgtacttaaagcAGGGGAActcacttttttataatttttttcaaataataaatcattttacaaatttaaatatattttacgtGTTTTTCTCcctttatttttatgtaaacaaaattatataaaaaagtttgttgtataatttgataaatatcaaaattgttAGTGAATGATTGAATACGAGGGACAATTATTTGCTAATCATTTTGTCTAAAATtaagaagaatataaaaattagagtATGGTTGGTCCCTTGGTTGGGTTAGGAATATACTTTAAACTTAGATTTGATCTTCGGGCCATTAGTGCCATCACGGTGGCCCATTTCATAACTAGAATAGGAAATTTAAAAGCAGCACGTGAAAGTTTCACCAAAATCCGTGATTCTACACTCCAGGCTCTAGACTAGAGGAATCTGATCAAGAGCAGAAGCTTGGAAGTTGGGAGTTACAATATTGCAATTGTAATTGGATTGGGGTAAGTAGTCGCCTTGAAGAAGCCGTCATCTTTATCGATGACAAAGGCGATGTCTTCATCtttgttaaagaagaaaatatctGTCTTTATCATTGTAATATTCATCTTTATTAGACTAGAGATGAAAATATCTCCGTTagagatgattttatttttgaaattatttttttaacagtttataagtaggtaaataagatttttaaaattaacgagaagaaatttaaaaaaaaaaacatactttgggtgggaaatagttctttggcctaaaTTAATAAGGGCAAATTAATCTCAACCAATACCATTCATGCCATTACTATGAAATACCCactattaattcaattaaattgatCATTAAATCAGATTCATCACCCTCAAATAAAAATCTACAcaagtaaaaaatttcatattatatttcgtttttttcattttcgtcttcttttttttttttcttctacagATTTATTTACCAAATTGTTTGCTTAGcctataatttgaatatttccaaattaattatattttaattattaaaaattatataaataatattatatgtataattttatataataataatgatatattattatataattagataattaaaaattaaaaataaattaatatttaattataaaataatatattattatttatgtaaaaaattatagaaatagtTTTTATCGAAATTATATTAACCCCATCCACATAAGCCGCTATGTCTTGCTGACGTCACTCATGattcttttagtttttctttgctAGGTCTTTTAAAACATTAAGCATGAAGAACTCTCAAACGATGTCGTTTCATGAACAAATATGGCCTAAAGAGGGTAGCTAAGTGTGCATAACAGGTGCGTGCCCACCCAGAATCAGAGCTGAacatagaaaatttaaattcaaaaaaatttaaaaaaaggcaaCTCAAACATTTGcggagagaaaagaagagagataTAGATAGAGAGAGGCGGTCGTTGCGATAAAAGCTTGGCGGAGTCGTTTCCCACACTCTTTTGACGGTCAGAGAAACAGCGAAGCAAACCACAACGAAAAAGATTCGCTTTACGTTTCCTTAAAACATGcggttttatatataattagtcCCCGACTCGTCTCTGATCTATCCACTAACTTACTGCTTCTAGGGTTTTCTTTCTTATTCAGGGTAACGTTGTATTCTTTCcgatttcttttcatttttcatcgTATTTTTCTGTctgcttttattttttggttctgTAGACGTTTGAATTTTAGGCGCTGTTTGATTGTTGAGAACTTGAGACTTTTTAAGAATagtgaattattttttgaattttgttgagTTATTGTCGTCTGTATTTACTATTTATCATTATCTGCTAGTTGGATAGCCGTAACtctgtatatttttattttttcatatggaATATTACCATTTATTCGGTTtcttttatataagaaaaataagtaagaatttgaattttgttcagtttttttgtttctaaagGCTGCGAGCCGGAGAACTGAATTTATTTCTTGGTtgtatagtttttatttatttatttatttatttttttttcaaacttcgaATGTTACTGTCTGTTTGATTTCTAAGATTATTTTAGGAAGGTGCATCAGCTGTTAAATTTTGTGCAGCTTTTCGTGTTCTGGTTTGTAATTAGATGCTGAGCCAAGttgctttatttatttctcaGCTGAAATTTTGAGTCTTTAGCTGTatgagtttaataaaatataagttttaattttggtgTTCCAATTTTGTTTAGCTGTGAAAGCtggttaatttaaattcatgtttgTTCTACttctagtttttaaaaaaatataaaatttagagtaGCTTGTTGTGTGGCATAATAGTTTTAACTTTTACTCCATTAGGTTTATAGGAGGAAAAGTAATATGATTTTTGTCTTAACTGAACTTTTTTCACCTCTTCCTGGTTAAGAATGCTACAACATGGTTGagatgtttgtttattgtttatttatttccaGCTTCACCATTTTTGAGCTTTTTCTACAGCCAAACTGACCAGCAATGTTTGATGATGCAGAGCCATGCCAACGTTTACTGCTGTAGCTTTTGATAGGCTGATAGATCCTAGAGAGCCCAAATCTGTTGACATGCCAGTTCCTAATTCAAAACCTCCTTCTAGATCAAAACCCGCTCCTCAGCCAAACTTGATGTCGGAGAGGAGAAATGACACTTCATTGATCATTGGAAGGAAAGTGAATCGTCCTCCAATAACACCAGCACTCTACGCAACTCCTGAGCCAACTCCACTTCCTGATTCGCCATCTTCATTTCCTCCTTCACCTTACATCATCAATCACAAGCGGCGTGGGCCACGGCTAGTGAAGAAGTCCTCACAGGCAGATGTGGCCTTGTGTGGAGAaccaaaagatgaagaaaaggtCACTGGGAATGCTACAAAAAATGCTGAAATAAAGAGTGTTGATCCAATCAATGGTGCTTCTGTCTCTTTCACTATTTCTGGATCTGTTGAAGGGAAACACAACAGTAATGCCCAGAATACTCTTGTGAAGGAACATGTGAATGGTTTCTGTGATGGTCCTACAGAAAAAGAGCATGTGAATGGTGTGCATGATGGTGAGCCTGGAAGCAGATATAGGCAATTTCAGAGCAGTAACAGGGAACTCCAAAGCAGCAGCTCGATTAATGCTTTGCCTGGGAAGAATGATTTGCCAAAGCCTATTGGATTAAAATCAGAGAGTAATAGTgagtttgaagatttttttgatCCACAGGAATCAATGAGTGCTGCAAGTAACACAGATGGAGAAGATAATACCTGGGCAGAAAGTTCTACAAAGCTTGCTAC
It contains:
- the LOC123211360 gene encoding inositol oxygenase 1-like, with the protein product MAILVLHSESGVVASDEEQNVSAEEQELILEERFLVPNTNSFGHTFRDYSVESERQRDVEEFYRTQHINQTYDFVKRMREEYGKLNRVEMSIWDCCELLNEFVDDSDPDLDEPQIEHLLQTAEAIRKDYPNEDWLHLTGLIHDLGKVLLHPDFGELPQWAVVGDTFPVGCAFDESIVHHKYFKENPDNSNPTYNSKFGVYSEGCGLNNVMMSFGHDDYMYLVAKENKTTLPSAGLFIIRYHSFYALHRADAYKHLMSEEDVENLKWLKIFNKYDLYSKSKVRIDVEKVKPYYLSLIEKYFPEKLRW
- the LOC123194496 gene encoding uncharacterized protein LOC123194496 — translated: MPTFTAVAFDRLIDPREPKSVDMPVPNSKPPSRSKPAPQPNLMSERRNDTSLIIGRKVNRPPITPALYATPEPTPLPDSPSSFPPSPYIINHKRRGPRLVKKSSQADVALCGEPKDEEKVTGNATKNAEIKSVDPINGASVSFTISGSVEGKHNSNAQNTLVKEHVNGFCDGPTEKEHVNGVHDGEPGSRYRQFQSSNRELQSSSSINALPGKNDLPKPIGLKSESNSEFEDFFDPQESMSAASNTDGEDNTWAESSTKLATPKGEFYDAWEELSSEGGLQSSPQDKETELCEMRLSLLTELEKRKQAEEALNDVQSQWQRVREQLAHAGLILPADPSTVGEDGQPNINLAEELCQQLHLARFVSESIGRGIAKAEMEAEMEAQIEAKNFEIARLWDRLHYYEAMNREMSQRNQEAVEMARRNRQRRKRKQRWIWGSIAAAITFGTAALVWSYLPTQKESTSSCPVVPEHDDAAKQ